One Caloramator mitchellensis DNA window includes the following coding sequences:
- a CDS encoding ArsB/NhaD family transporter has product MNMMQLISIGVFVATFIIIVTEKINRTVAAMVGAMILLVVKIIDQGEATRFIDYTTVGVLVGMMIIVSIIKRTGLFQYLAIKAAKMVKGDPMKIIVLFGIMTAVLSAFLDNVTTILLMIPVTLVIAKLLKISPIPFIMSEVLASNIGGTATLIGDPPNIMIGSEAGIGFLDFVLNLSPVIIVILIVSVYIIRNIYKNDLHVDEKLKEHIMKLDENTAIVDKKLLIKSLSVLGLVILGFFLHEHLEYESSTVALAGATILLLFSGIEIDELLVEVEWPTIFFFISLFIIVGTLEEVGVISMLAKLVIELTKGNLVITGVVILWSSAILSAFLDNIPFVATMIPLIKGLGAISGMNIMPLWWALSLGACLGGNGTLIGASANVVTAGVMEKEGYKITFKDFIKLGFPLMLISIAISTVYLLIFQLR; this is encoded by the coding sequence ATGAATATGATGCAGCTTATTTCAATTGGGGTGTTCGTAGCAACGTTTATTATAATAGTAACAGAGAAGATAAACAGAACGGTTGCTGCTATGGTGGGGGCTATGATTTTGTTGGTTGTAAAGATAATTGACCAGGGAGAAGCAACAAGATTTATCGATTACACGACTGTCGGGGTTCTTGTTGGTATGATGATTATTGTATCAATAATTAAAAGGACAGGGCTTTTTCAGTATCTTGCAATAAAGGCAGCTAAGATGGTTAAAGGGGACCCAATGAAGATAATTGTTTTATTTGGAATAATGACTGCAGTATTGTCGGCATTTTTGGACAATGTTACGACAATTCTTCTAATGATTCCGGTAACATTAGTTATAGCAAAGCTTCTAAAGATTAGTCCCATCCCATTTATAATGTCTGAGGTTTTGGCTTCAAATATTGGTGGAACTGCTACTTTAATAGGTGACCCTCCAAATATTATGATAGGCTCAGAGGCTGGGATTGGATTTTTAGATTTCGTATTGAACTTATCACCTGTTATCATAGTTATACTAATTGTTAGCGTATACATAATTAGAAACATATATAAAAATGATTTGCACGTTGATGAAAAATTAAAAGAACATATAATGAAGCTTGACGAGAACACAGCAATTGTTGACAAGAAGCTGCTTATTAAGAGCCTCTCGGTCTTGGGGCTGGTTATACTTGGCTTTTTCCTACATGAACATTTAGAGTATGAGTCCTCAACAGTTGCGCTTGCTGGGGCTACAATACTTCTTCTATTTAGCGGAATAGAAATAGATGAGCTATTAGTAGAAGTTGAATGGCCGACTATATTTTTCTTTATTTCATTGTTCATAATAGTTGGGACTTTAGAGGAAGTAGGAGTAATTTCAATGCTTGCAAAGCTTGTAATTGAACTTACAAAGGGAAACTTAGTTATAACTGGGGTAGTAATACTATGGTCGTCGGCAATATTATCAGCATTCCTCGACAATATACCTTTTGTAGCGACTATGATTCCTCTTATAAAAGGCCTTGGTGCTATATCGGGTATGAATATAATGCCGCTCTGGTGGGCGCTATCACTCGGTGCATGTCTTGGTGGTAATGGAACATTGATTGGGGCGTCAGCTAATGTAGTTACAGCGGGGGTTATGGAGAAAGAGGGCTATAAAATAACGTTTAAGGACTTTATTAAACTTGGATTCCCACTTATGCTTATTTCAATAGCTATATCGACGGTTTATCTTTTGATTTTCCAATTAAGATAG
- a CDS encoding ATP-binding protein: MIRKIVHIDEEKCNGCGLCIPNCVEGALQIIDGKAKLVSDTYCDGLGACLGHCPQDAITIIEREADEFDEKAVEEYLKSMGRTLEHSHGHNQHNHNEHHAHHHHMGGCPGSMMRQINREVKDEKVTVSSKLRQWPVQLALVSPQAPYFYRADLLIAADCAAYAYGNFHNDFIKDRTVVVGCPKLDDNEYYTKKLAEIIKNNDLESITVTRMEVPCCSGIAMAARMARDMAGVNIPVKVVTISAEGEIISREYV, from the coding sequence ATGATTAGAAAAATAGTTCACATAGACGAAGAAAAGTGCAACGGATGTGGTTTGTGTATTCCAAATTGCGTTGAAGGAGCATTGCAGATAATAGATGGGAAAGCTAAGCTTGTAAGCGATACTTATTGCGATGGATTAGGAGCGTGTCTTGGACATTGTCCACAGGATGCTATAACAATTATTGAAAGAGAAGCAGATGAATTTGATGAAAAGGCTGTAGAAGAATATTTAAAGAGCATGGGAAGAACATTGGAACATTCACATGGACATAACCAGCATAATCATAATGAACATCATGCACATCATCACCATATGGGGGGATGCCCTGGCAGCATGATGAGGCAGATAAATAGGGAAGTTAAGGATGAAAAAGTTACGGTGAGCTCAAAGCTAAGACAATGGCCGGTTCAGCTTGCACTTGTATCACCACAAGCACCATATTTTTATAGAGCAGATTTGCTAATAGCTGCTGACTGTGCAGCATATGCATATGGAAATTTCCACAATGATTTTATAAAAGATAGAACAGTTGTTGTAGGATGTCCAAAGCTCGACGATAACGAATACTATACGAAGAAGCTGGCAGAAATTATTAAGAATAACGATTTAGAGTCAATTACAGTTACAAGAATGGAAGTGCCATGCTGCAGCGGAATTGCTATGGCAGCAAGAATGGCGAGAGATATGGCAGGTGTAAATATCCCTGTGAAGGTAGTTACAATCAGCGCAGAAGGCGAGATTATTTCAAGAGAATATGTATAA
- a CDS encoding undecaprenyl-diphosphate phosphatase, which translates to MMMIIKAIILGIIEGLTEFLPVSSTGHLIIANEYINFTGEFANVFDVVIQVGAILAVILYFWDKIFPKFNNKRQAKRVYSLWIKVVVGFIPAAALGFLFEDTIDKYLFNPTAVAVALIVGAVLLIISEARNKKVRVPDTDDMNIFEAFSVGVFQCLALWPGMSRSASTIIGGLFMGLSREAAAEFSFFLAIPTIIGASVLKLFKADLAFNFIEWMTLLTGTFVSFIVALLVIKLFMGYIRKKDLKPFAYYRIVLAVVVLLIELL; encoded by the coding sequence ATAATGATGATAATAAAGGCAATTATACTTGGAATAATAGAAGGCTTGACGGAGTTTCTGCCGGTGTCTTCGACGGGGCATCTTATAATTGCAAACGAATATATCAATTTTACAGGCGAATTTGCAAATGTTTTTGACGTTGTAATACAGGTTGGCGCAATTTTGGCGGTTATACTGTATTTTTGGGACAAGATTTTTCCTAAGTTTAACAACAAAAGACAGGCGAAGAGGGTTTACTCGCTATGGATTAAGGTGGTTGTAGGATTTATTCCTGCTGCTGCACTTGGATTTTTATTTGAAGATACCATTGATAAGTATTTGTTCAATCCAACTGCGGTTGCAGTGGCTTTAATTGTAGGTGCAGTTTTGCTTATCATTTCAGAGGCAAGAAATAAAAAGGTCAGGGTTCCAGATACTGACGATATGAACATTTTTGAAGCATTCTCAGTAGGCGTTTTCCAGTGCCTTGCATTGTGGCCAGGGATGTCCCGTTCTGCATCGACTATAATAGGCGGGCTTTTTATGGGACTTTCACGCGAGGCTGCGGCTGAATTTTCGTTTTTCTTAGCAATTCCAACGATTATAGGTGCGTCGGTTTTGAAGCTATTTAAGGCAGATTTGGCGTTTAATTTTATAGAGTGGATGACTCTTTTAACAGGAACTTTTGTTTCCTTTATAGTTGCACTGCTGGTTATTAAACTTTTTATGGGATATATAAGAAAGAAGGATTTGAAACCTTTTGCATATTATAGAATAGTTCTTGCTGTAGTTGTGCTTTTAATTGAATTGCTGTAA
- a CDS encoding S41 family peptidase, with product MKKRLTAVLLVLFFSFTLVNFKAFAAPIDDVKTLLQYYYVDEVSQDVLNAETVEDALKALGDPYTQYFTKEEFNDFINSINNSFSGIGIQIEKVDEGVKAMTVFEGSGAKDAGIKAGDIIIEADGTSLAGMQTEQAVKLIRGPEGTTVNLKIKRGSEILEFTVTRKKIVLPTVDYKIINNVAHIAISSFGEDTDEKFKEIINKVGNVDGYIIDLRNNPGGYLDTAINLGGYFVGPKNIIIVKAKEDSQAIPSEMNELLKGKKVIFLVNENSASASEVLSGAIKDYKRGLLVGNKTFGKGTVQTFISLSDESVLKFTIQKFYSPLDKPINKVGVSPNVLVKDAKMQQDIALMLLSKSKSADKRGYFRVKIAGQYYEVKKSILNHKNYYDAFMYLLNHNYIQEYQDGAKERYVRIANVKRVIEKLATDKAYLVRTKVKGKYIYNIKYRELAAIKKGA from the coding sequence ATGAAAAAGAGACTTACAGCGGTATTATTGGTTTTATTTTTTTCGTTTACTTTAGTTAATTTTAAGGCTTTTGCGGCGCCAATCGACGATGTAAAAACTTTACTGCAATATTATTATGTAGATGAGGTTTCACAGGATGTATTAAACGCAGAGACGGTTGAGGATGCCTTGAAGGCTTTAGGAGACCCATATACACAATATTTTACAAAGGAAGAGTTTAACGATTTTATCAATAGCATAAACAATTCATTCTCAGGAATTGGAATTCAGATTGAAAAGGTTGACGAAGGCGTTAAGGCAATGACGGTGTTTGAGGGTTCTGGAGCAAAGGATGCTGGAATAAAGGCTGGGGATATAATTATAGAAGCAGACGGAACAAGCCTTGCTGGAATGCAGACTGAACAGGCAGTAAAGCTTATTAGAGGGCCGGAAGGGACAACTGTAAATTTGAAGATTAAAAGGGGAAGCGAAATATTAGAATTTACTGTAACAAGAAAAAAGATTGTCCTTCCAACGGTTGATTATAAAATAATAAATAATGTAGCTCATATAGCTATTTCAAGCTTTGGAGAGGATACCGATGAAAAGTTTAAGGAAATAATTAATAAGGTTGGAAATGTTGATGGATATATAATTGATTTGAGAAATAATCCTGGAGGTTACCTTGATACTGCTATAAATTTGGGAGGATATTTTGTAGGGCCAAAGAATATAATTATAGTTAAAGCAAAGGAAGATTCTCAAGCTATACCTTCTGAGATGAATGAGCTTTTAAAGGGTAAGAAGGTTATTTTTCTTGTAAATGAAAATAGCGCATCAGCTTCTGAAGTATTATCAGGAGCTATTAAGGATTACAAAAGAGGCCTTTTAGTTGGAAATAAAACTTTTGGGAAGGGAACAGTTCAAACATTTATTAGCCTTTCTGATGAAAGTGTTTTAAAGTTTACTATTCAAAAGTTCTATTCACCGCTTGACAAGCCTATAAATAAAGTAGGGGTATCTCCTAATGTGCTGGTTAAGGATGCAAAGATGCAACAGGATATAGCCCTAATGCTTCTAAGCAAATCAAAATCAGCTGATAAGAGAGGGTATTTTAGGGTTAAGATTGCTGGACAGTATTATGAAGTTAAAAAGAGCATTTTGAATCATAAAAACTATTATGATGCATTTATGTATTTATTGAACCATAATTATATACAAGAGTATCAGGATGGTGCTAAGGAAAGATACGTAAGAATTGCAAATGTTAAGCGTGTCATAGAAAAACTTGCCACCGACAAGGCATACCTTGTTAGGACAAAGGTAAAGGGCAAATATATTTATAACATAAAATATAGAGAGCTGGCAGCAATCAAGAAAGGGGCATAA
- a CDS encoding SIMPL domain-containing protein, giving the protein MEEKKIINIVIALIMAIAMVASAAFISNGLSNIKGKQNTITVTGSAKQQIKSDLVKWTGSFSAQSKDLKDAYKQLKESHDKVKEYLTSKGLSEKDLVFSSISTMTNYEILPNGMQSTKIDSYRLYQTVQITSNDVDGITEISRQATELINQGVQFESYPPQYYYTKIADLKVNMLGLATKDAKDRAEQIAKNTGLKIGNLKSAKMGVFQITAPYSTEVADYGIFDTSSVDKEITAVVNCEFEIK; this is encoded by the coding sequence ATGGAAGAGAAAAAAATAATCAATATTGTGATTGCACTGATAATGGCAATTGCGATGGTTGCGTCGGCAGCATTCATATCAAATGGGCTTTCAAATATCAAGGGAAAGCAAAATACGATTACGGTAACGGGGTCGGCAAAGCAGCAGATAAAGTCAGACCTTGTTAAGTGGACGGGGAGTTTTTCGGCACAGTCTAAGGATTTAAAGGATGCCTATAAACAGTTGAAAGAGAGCCACGACAAGGTTAAGGAATATCTAACATCAAAGGGATTGAGCGAAAAGGATTTAGTGTTTTCATCTATTTCGACAATGACAAATTATGAAATACTTCCAAACGGAATGCAATCAACAAAAATTGACAGCTACAGGCTGTATCAAACTGTTCAAATAACCTCAAATGATGTGGATGGAATCACAGAAATATCAAGACAGGCAACAGAGCTTATTAATCAGGGTGTTCAGTTTGAGTCTTATCCTCCACAGTATTATTACACTAAGATTGCAGATTTGAAGGTTAATATGTTAGGACTTGCAACAAAAGATGCTAAAGACAGAGCGGAACAAATTGCAAAAAACACCGGACTTAAAATAGGAAATTTAAAATCTGCTAAGATGGGAGTATTCCAAATTACTGCACCATATTCAACTGAAGTTGCAGACTACGGAATATTTGACACATCATCAGTAGATAAGGAAATAACTGCTGTTGTAAATTGTGAATTTGAAATAAAATGA
- a CDS encoding O-antigen ligase family protein: MMRKIYLLPLMLIFFVPLVVYEKAIILKGDLKNVWFGGVNFDYFSYYKSRVFLVLILFGLVALLYRLRKEEFEVKWNLLYIPMGFYASFVVLSTIFSKYKSVAFIGFPDRYEGAAVLVGYMILVFLIINLVKKDDVKVLINMFLVSSILIGIIGFFQFFRMDFVKDYILSRLVPFQMEYIGRVIINFTPEDRAVYSTLYHSNYVGSYMALAFIISFILYVLDSNKNKFIYAIISIIMYFNLIGSHSRAGILGSLVAVILFILIRYKDVLRNIKFVLPMAAIYIVIFIFINNVSGGYFGDKIGSLFVDLSNTFSKQEFDTGLRDIYTEGDKLCLAFDDGSINFIISEDKVKVTDEYGKDLKFDYDQQTMELKPLDERFTSLKYYLTFHDKFPGVRINNGWQDLTLVKTFEGYHILSRNENLIEISRIEKIDFKGKERLGSNRVYIWSRSIPLIKKTALLGFGPDTYAFYYPQNDYIGKYIYFGTTTILVDKPHNMYIQDAINIGILGLISLLFMFIYYFYMGRKLIFNRLIDEHHILHISIYFAILAYLIAGVFNDSVVSVAPVFWALFGVGVNLLSQK; this comes from the coding sequence ATGATGAGAAAGATTTATTTGTTGCCGCTTATGTTAATATTTTTTGTTCCATTAGTGGTTTATGAAAAGGCAATAATTTTAAAGGGAGATTTGAAAAACGTATGGTTTGGTGGGGTAAACTTCGATTATTTTTCTTATTATAAAAGCAGAGTTTTTCTCGTTTTGATTTTATTTGGACTTGTTGCTCTATTGTATAGATTAAGGAAAGAAGAATTTGAGGTTAAATGGAATTTGCTTTATATCCCTATGGGATTTTATGCTTCATTTGTTGTTTTATCTACAATTTTTTCAAAGTATAAATCAGTTGCTTTTATCGGCTTTCCTGATAGATATGAGGGCGCTGCAGTTTTAGTTGGATATATGATTCTTGTTTTTTTAATTATTAATTTAGTTAAGAAAGATGATGTGAAAGTTTTAATCAATATGTTTTTAGTTTCTTCAATTTTGATAGGAATAATTGGCTTTTTTCAATTTTTTAGAATGGATTTCGTTAAGGATTATATTTTAAGCAGGTTAGTTCCTTTTCAGATGGAGTATATAGGCAGGGTTATTATTAATTTTACTCCTGAGGATAGAGCGGTTTATTCAACTTTATATCATTCAAATTATGTGGGAAGTTATATGGCCCTTGCATTTATAATTTCATTCATACTTTATGTTTTAGATTCAAATAAAAACAAATTTATATATGCAATTATTTCAATTATTATGTATTTTAATTTAATTGGGTCGCATTCAAGGGCGGGTATTTTAGGAAGCTTAGTAGCGGTGATTTTGTTTATTTTGATTAGGTATAAGGATGTATTGAGAAATATAAAATTTGTTTTGCCAATGGCAGCAATTTATATTGTGATTTTTATTTTCATAAACAATGTTTCAGGTGGATATTTTGGGGATAAAATAGGTAGTTTATTTGTTGATTTGAGCAACACATTTTCAAAACAAGAATTCGACACGGGGCTAAGGGATATTTATACCGAAGGGGACAAGCTTTGCCTTGCATTTGACGATGGTTCGATAAATTTTATTATTTCTGAAGATAAGGTTAAGGTTACGGATGAGTATGGGAAGGATTTAAAATTTGACTATGACCAGCAAACAATGGAGTTAAAACCATTGGATGAAAGATTCACCAGCTTAAAATATTATTTGACGTTCCACGATAAGTTCCCTGGGGTTAGAATAAACAATGGATGGCAGGATTTAACTCTGGTTAAAACTTTTGAGGGTTATCATATTTTATCGAGAAACGAAAATTTGATTGAAATTAGTAGGATTGAAAAAATTGATTTTAAGGGGAAAGAAAGACTTGGGTCTAATAGAGTTTATATATGGTCAAGGTCTATTCCATTAATTAAGAAAACAGCTCTGCTGGGATTTGGACCGGATACATACGCTTTTTATTATCCACAAAATGATTATATTGGAAAGTATATATATTTTGGCACAACTACAATTTTAGTGGATAAGCCACACAATATGTATATACAAGATGCAATAAATATTGGAATTTTGGGATTAATCTCACTGTTGTTTATGTTTATTTATTATTTTTATATGGGACGGAAATTGATTTTTAATCGTCTAATAGATGAACACCATATTTTACATATAAGTATTTATTTTGCCATTTTAGCATATCTTATAGCAGGTGTTTTTAATGATAGCGTTGTATCTGTTGCACCAGTCTTTTGGGCATTATTTGGTGTTGGGGTAAATTTGCTAAGCCAAAAATAA
- a CDS encoding NADH-dependent [FeFe] hydrogenase, group A6, translated as MVSVTINDVKVQVPEGTTILEAAKQVNINIPTLCHLDLHDIKMVNRTASCRVCLVEIEGRRNLAPSCATECFEGMVIRTNTQRAIRARRTMVELLLSDHPTDCLVCEKNGNCDLQKLAADLGVRKIRYEGEKSTYTKDGSSGALYRNPDKCIMCRRCETMCNEVQTCGIYSAVERGFETVVSPAFHLPMIDTQCTFCGQCVSVCPTAALTEVSYVSKVWEALLDPDKYVIAQTAPAIRVALGEEFGMPYGSIVTGKMVAALRRLGFKKVFDTDFAADVTIVEEAKEFIDRLNGKGRLPILTSCCPSWVKFIEHQFPELLDIPSTCKSPHMMFGAIAKTYFAEKFNIPPEKIVVVSVMPCIAKKYEIQREELKNEELENVDYVITTREFAKMIREAGIDFTKLPDEDFDNPLGESTGASVIFGVTGGVIEAALRTAYEWVTGETLEKVEFHGVRGLEDGLKEATVKVKDMELKIGVAHGLGNARRLLEDIRDGKRFYHAIEIMACPGGCIDGGGQPYHHGNLDIVRARLNAIYTEDRNKPIRKSHENPAVIAMYKEYMGDIGGHRAHELLHTHYTPREKI; from the coding sequence ATGGTTAGTGTAACGATAAATGATGTTAAGGTGCAGGTGCCTGAGGGGACGACGATACTGGAGGCGGCAAAGCAGGTTAATATAAATATTCCAACGCTATGTCATCTGGATTTGCATGATATTAAGATGGTTAATAGGACGGCGTCCTGCAGGGTATGTCTTGTGGAGATTGAAGGAAGAAGGAATCTTGCTCCATCTTGCGCTACCGAATGCTTTGAGGGAATGGTAATAAGGACGAATACCCAAAGGGCGATAAGGGCAAGAAGGACAATGGTGGAGCTTCTTTTGTCCGACCATCCTACCGATTGTCTTGTGTGCGAGAAAAATGGGAATTGTGATTTGCAAAAGTTAGCAGCTGATTTAGGTGTTAGAAAGATTAGGTATGAGGGCGAAAAGTCTACTTATACAAAGGATGGTTCGAGCGGTGCGCTCTATAGAAACCCTGATAAGTGCATAATGTGCCGAAGGTGCGAGACAATGTGCAATGAGGTGCAGACTTGTGGAATTTATTCGGCAGTTGAGAGGGGATTTGAGACAGTTGTATCTCCAGCGTTTCATCTTCCTATGATTGACACCCAGTGCACATTCTGTGGGCAGTGTGTATCGGTTTGTCCAACTGCTGCTCTTACTGAGGTTAGCTATGTTTCAAAGGTTTGGGAGGCGCTTTTGGACCCGGATAAGTATGTAATTGCACAAACTGCGCCGGCGATAAGAGTTGCACTTGGGGAAGAATTTGGAATGCCATATGGAAGTATAGTTACAGGGAAGATGGTTGCGGCATTGAGGCGACTTGGCTTTAAAAAGGTGTTTGATACAGATTTTGCAGCAGATGTTACAATCGTGGAAGAGGCAAAAGAGTTTATAGATAGATTAAACGGCAAAGGCAGGCTGCCTATTTTAACAAGCTGCTGCCCGAGCTGGGTAAAGTTTATTGAACACCAGTTCCCTGAACTTTTGGATATTCCTTCAACTTGTAAGTCGCCGCACATGATGTTTGGCGCAATCGCAAAGACGTATTTCGCAGAGAAATTCAATATCCCGCCTGAAAAGATAGTTGTTGTTTCGGTTATGCCGTGCATTGCTAAAAAGTATGAAATACAAAGAGAAGAGCTCAAAAATGAGGAACTTGAAAATGTAGATTATGTAATTACAACAAGGGAATTTGCAAAGATGATAAGGGAAGCCGGAATAGATTTTACAAAGCTTCCTGATGAGGATTTTGACAATCCTCTTGGTGAATCAACTGGTGCATCTGTAATATTTGGAGTTACTGGTGGGGTTATTGAAGCGGCATTAAGAACTGCATATGAATGGGTGACGGGTGAGACTCTTGAAAAGGTTGAGTTCCATGGAGTAAGAGGGCTTGAGGATGGGCTTAAAGAGGCAACTGTTAAGGTAAAGGATATGGAGCTTAAAATAGGTGTTGCCCATGGGCTCGGGAATGCAAGAAGGCTTTTAGAGGATATAAGGGATGGAAAGAGATTTTATCATGCAATTGAAATAATGGCATGCCCAGGAGGATGCATAGATGGAGGCGGACAGCCTTATCATCATGGAAACCTGGACATAGTAAGGGCAAGGCTAAACGCTATATATACTGAGGATAGAAATAAGCCGATTAGAAAATCCCATGAAAATCCTGCTGTTATAGCTATGTATAAGGAGTATATGGGCGACATCGGAGGACATAGGGCTCATGAGCTCTTGCATACTCATTATACTCCAAGGGAAAAGATTTAA
- a CDS encoding NADH-quinone oxidoreductase subunit NuoF — MAVRMELLVCGGTGCQASNSNRVLEVLREGIKGANLQDEVNVLMTGCFGFCEKGPIVKVMPDNIFYVEVDEDAARKIVAEHVVKGRIVDEKIYREPETEEKLPEQSSIPFYRKQIRIALRNCGKIDPENINEYIAADGYMALAKALTEMTPEEVIDVVKRSGLRGRGGGGFPTGIKWEATRKSNSDIKYVICNADEGDPGAFMDRSILEGDPHSVLEGMAIAGYAIGAQFGYIYVRAEYPLAIHRLRVAIKQARELGLLGNNIFGTNFSFDVEIKIGAGAFICGEETALINSIEGGRGEPTVKPPYPAQVGLWKKPTNINNVETFANVCPIILNGADWFAAIGTQKSKGTKVFALAGKVNNVGLVEVPMGTTLREIIFDLGGGIKGGKKFKAVQTGGPSGGCIPSEHLDTPIDYDNLTALGSMMGSGGMIVMDEDDCMVNIAKFYLEFSCDESCGRCTACRVGNKRLLEILTKITEGNGEMEDLERLRELAETIKDSALCGLGQTSPNPVLSTMKFFYDEYLAHVKDKSCPSGVCTNLLKYYIIPEKCVGCTACARVCPVNVIHGEAKKVHVIDREGCIKCGECYRTCRFNAITRK; from the coding sequence ATGGCAGTTAGAATGGAGCTTTTGGTGTGCGGAGGAACGGGTTGTCAGGCATCTAATAGCAACAGAGTATTGGAAGTTTTAAGGGAAGGAATAAAAGGGGCAAATCTTCAGGATGAAGTTAATGTCCTTATGACAGGTTGTTTTGGTTTTTGTGAAAAGGGGCCAATTGTTAAGGTCATGCCTGATAATATTTTCTATGTTGAGGTTGACGAGGATGCAGCAAGAAAAATTGTTGCAGAGCACGTTGTTAAGGGAAGAATTGTTGATGAAAAGATATATAGAGAGCCTGAAACTGAGGAAAAATTGCCAGAACAGAGCAGCATCCCATTCTATAGAAAGCAAATTAGAATAGCGTTAAGGAACTGTGGGAAGATAGACCCTGAAAATATAAATGAGTATATAGCTGCGGACGGATATATGGCGCTTGCAAAGGCTTTAACAGAAATGACACCTGAAGAAGTTATTGATGTTGTTAAAAGGAGCGGCTTAAGAGGAAGAGGCGGCGGAGGATTCCCAACCGGTATAAAGTGGGAGGCAACCCGAAAATCAAATAGCGATATTAAGTATGTCATTTGCAACGCCGATGAAGGTGACCCGGGGGCTTTTATGGACAGAAGCATATTAGAGGGTGACCCGCATTCGGTCTTAGAGGGAATGGCGATAGCAGGATATGCCATTGGAGCGCAGTTTGGATACATATATGTCAGAGCGGAATATCCCCTTGCTATACACAGATTAAGGGTTGCAATAAAGCAGGCAAGGGAGCTTGGACTTTTAGGGAACAATATTTTTGGAACTAATTTTTCATTTGATGTGGAAATAAAAATAGGCGCCGGCGCGTTTATATGTGGAGAGGAAACGGCTCTTATAAATTCAATTGAAGGCGGTAGAGGTGAGCCAACGGTTAAGCCGCCGTATCCTGCACAGGTTGGACTTTGGAAAAAGCCTACAAATATAAATAACGTAGAAACATTTGCAAATGTATGCCCAATTATTTTAAACGGAGCCGACTGGTTTGCGGCAATTGGAACTCAAAAGAGCAAGGGAACAAAGGTATTTGCTCTTGCTGGAAAGGTTAATAACGTAGGATTAGTTGAAGTGCCTATGGGGACTACATTAAGGGAAATAATATTTGACCTCGGAGGTGGAATAAAGGGTGGCAAGAAATTCAAGGCTGTTCAAACAGGAGGCCCTTCTGGAGGATGCATACCTTCTGAACACCTTGACACGCCGATAGATTATGATAATTTAACTGCGCTTGGTTCGATGATGGGCTCAGGTGGAATGATTGTCATGGACGAGGACGACTGCATGGTGAATATAGCGAAGTTCTATCTTGAATTCAGCTGCGATGAATCATGTGGAAGGTGCACAGCATGCAGAGTGGGGAACAAGAGGCTTTTGGAGATTTTAACCAAAATAACCGAAGGGAACGGCGAGATGGAGGACTTAGAAAGGCTAAGGGAACTTGCAGAAACTATTAAAGATTCTGCGCTATGTGGACTTGGTCAGACATCGCCAAATCCTGTTTTGTCAACTATGAAATTCTTCTATGATGAGTATTTGGCGCATGTTAAGGATAAATCTTGTCCGTCGGGTGTGTGCACAAATCTTTTGAAATACTATATTATCCCCGAAAAATGCGTTGGCTGCACTGCGTGTGCAAGAGTCTGCCCGGTTAATGTAATACATGGCGAAGCTAAAAAAGTGCATGTAATTGACAGAGAAGGATGCATTAAGTGTGGCGAGTGCTATAGAACTTGCAGGTTTAACGCTATTACGAGGAAATAG
- a CDS encoding (2Fe-2S) ferredoxin domain-containing protein, giving the protein MIKSLEELKQIRDKYKDVLQNREAEENKIRILVGMATCGIAAGARDTINAIVEEVRNQNLDNAIVVQTGCMGFCYAEPTVEVRFPGQSPILYGKIDAEKGREIVRRHVKGGEVIREWVLRG; this is encoded by the coding sequence ATGATTAAGTCCTTAGAAGAACTCAAACAGATTCGCGATAAGTATAAGGATGTTTTGCAAAACAGAGAGGCAGAGGAGAACAAGATAAGGATTCTTGTAGGAATGGCGACGTGTGGGATAGCAGCCGGTGCAAGGGATACGATAAATGCGATTGTTGAAGAAGTTAGGAATCAAAATTTAGATAATGCAATAGTCGTTCAAACGGGATGTATGGGATTTTGCTATGCTGAGCCAACGGTTGAGGTTAGATTCCCAGGTCAGAGCCCAATTCTTTATGGCAAGATTGATGCTGAAAAGGGAAGGGAAATCGTGAGAAGGCATGTAAAAGGCGGAGAAGTTATTAGAGAATGGGTTTTAAGAGGATAG